The following coding sequences lie in one Xanthomonas hortorum pv. pelargonii genomic window:
- a CDS encoding cytochrome P450 has protein sequence MHLSDFATPVFRHDPYPAYARLRAEGPLMQVAERRLMSGHYKVVDSLLSDRRVGRDYLESIRLRYGESAVQLPLFQGMSRMFLLLNPPVHTQLRGLMTQAFGARQMDSMREVARDTAAGLIETFQAKGHSDLLTEFAFPLPIAIICRMLDIDAADVTALSHATSALAKVFDPMMTPVELEATSAAFIQLETYFHTVIEQRRNNGGEDLISRFIQAEDEGRRLSDEEIVSNVILLFFAGHETTSNMICNALVALHRHPQQLRLLQENPSLMPNAVLECMRYDSSVQIATRTALQDFDIDGVAVSKGTMLYLMLGAANHDTLQFTDPQVLDIRRQQGRALSFGGGIHHCLGNRLALIEMEAALAALLEHLPALRLQQLDALSWNDRANLRGVDALLACW, from the coding sequence ATGCACCTCAGCGATTTCGCAACACCCGTCTTTCGGCACGATCCTTATCCGGCCTACGCACGCTTGCGTGCCGAAGGGCCGCTGATGCAGGTGGCCGAAAGGCGACTGATGTCCGGCCACTACAAGGTCGTGGACAGCCTGCTCAGCGATCGCCGGGTGGGCCGCGATTATCTGGAAAGTATCCGCCTGCGCTACGGGGAGTCGGCGGTGCAACTGCCGCTATTTCAGGGCATGAGCCGCATGTTTCTGCTGCTCAACCCGCCAGTGCACACCCAGTTGCGCGGATTGATGACACAGGCCTTCGGTGCGCGGCAGATGGACTCCATGCGCGAAGTCGCACGCGACACTGCCGCCGGCTTGATCGAGACGTTTCAAGCCAAGGGCCACAGCGATCTGCTGACCGAGTTCGCGTTTCCGCTGCCGATCGCCATCATTTGCCGGATGCTGGACATTGATGCAGCCGATGTCACCGCGCTGAGTCACGCGACCAGCGCGCTGGCAAAAGTCTTCGATCCCATGATGACGCCTGTGGAATTGGAGGCCACCAGCGCTGCCTTCATCCAGCTGGAAACCTATTTCCACACCGTGATCGAGCAACGTCGCAACAACGGCGGCGAGGATCTGATTTCGCGTTTCATTCAGGCCGAAGACGAAGGCCGCCGCTTGAGCGATGAGGAGATCGTCTCCAATGTGATCCTGCTGTTTTTCGCCGGCCACGAAACCACCTCCAACATGATCTGCAATGCGCTGGTCGCCTTGCACCGGCATCCGCAGCAACTGCGCCTGCTGCAGGAAAACCCGAGCCTGATGCCGAATGCAGTGCTCGAATGTATGCGCTACGACAGCTCGGTGCAGATCGCCACGCGCACCGCGTTGCAGGATTTCGACATCGATGGGGTGGCCGTCTCCAAGGGCACGATGTTGTATCTGATGCTGGGCGCGGCCAACCACGACACGCTGCAATTCACCGACCCGCAGGTGCTGGATATCCGGCGCCAGCAGGGCCGCGCGCTGTCGTTCGGTGGTGGCATCCACCACTGTCTGGGCAATCGGCTGGCGCTGATCGAAATGGAAGCCGCGCTTGCCGCATTGCTCGAGCATCTGCCGGCACTTCGCCTGCAGCAACTCGACGCGTTGAGCTGGAACGATCGCGCCAACCTGCGTGGTGTGGATGCGCTGCTTGCCTGCTGGTGA
- a CDS encoding TonB-dependent receptor plug domain-containing protein: MHTSNALSLAISVALTVCTFAASAQSQSTQPQKTLDTLIVTGTRVSDRTVAESESPIDIITEQSLQATGATDIASALGKLLPSLNFPRPAISDGNDAARPATLRGLSPDAVLVLVDGKRYHTSSLINYNPYVGRGSAPADLNSLPMSAIARIEVLRDGASAQYGSDAIAGVVNIVLKHGADTGSNTVSINGGIMDKGDGEQNGIDGSVGMPFGGTGGDTAPGWVRLSWNYQNTMSTNRGENTNRATTVPGTPNPGGVPYQRHGDPASNFYQGLAAFGYEFSPNLELYGHLSMSRREVTSNGYYRAADNTARNVQAIYPNGFLPQIYNPTNDRSAVLGIKGSTESEWNWDLSAVYGKNDMTFNILNSINTNLFWSTGSSPTNFNSGGFETEQGTVNLDVSKAFDWGLAYPVNVAFGAEHRQDRYQISAGSPESYFFDPNTINPDTGAPYPGGAQVFSGLEPSVAGKFGRHSNAVYANLEADITDKLSGGIAGRYENYSDAGSTRSGKLSARYAFSDTFSLRGTISNGFRAPSLAQQNYASVVTLIQDGELVQVGTYRTSDPVAVALGAQPLSPEKSTNYGLGGVWQPTANFTSSLDVYQIRIWDQILYSDQLQLAQPIGQVAAVQFFVNGATSRTRGVDWINSYLADLGNYGKLNLSASANYNKTTILELTNPNFGRASQGLLTDATPRTKYMAAADWTYGGFGLNFNATRYGSIKRISDPVDGSQDQTYDARWLLNLAASQTWNAFTFTVGADNLTNQYPTKAQLNTAYDDRAGGLQYSSLSPFGFNGRYWYGRVTYRF, translated from the coding sequence ATGCACACCTCCAACGCACTTTCGCTTGCGATTTCGGTCGCACTCACCGTCTGCACGTTCGCCGCCAGTGCGCAGTCGCAATCGACCCAGCCGCAGAAAACCCTGGATACCCTGATCGTCACCGGCACACGCGTGAGCGATCGCACGGTGGCCGAATCCGAGTCGCCGATCGACATCATCACCGAGCAATCGCTGCAGGCCACCGGCGCCACCGATATCGCCAGCGCGCTGGGCAAATTGCTGCCGTCGCTGAACTTCCCGCGCCCGGCGATCTCTGACGGCAACGATGCCGCGCGCCCGGCCACCCTGCGCGGCCTGTCGCCGGATGCGGTGCTGGTGCTGGTGGATGGCAAGCGCTATCACACCTCGTCGTTGATCAATTACAACCCGTACGTGGGCCGTGGTTCGGCACCGGCGGATTTGAACTCGCTGCCGATGTCGGCGATCGCGCGCATCGAAGTGCTGCGTGATGGCGCTTCGGCGCAATACGGCTCCGATGCGATCGCCGGTGTGGTTAACATCGTGCTCAAACATGGCGCCGATACCGGCAGCAATACCGTGTCGATCAACGGCGGCATCATGGACAAGGGCGATGGTGAGCAGAACGGCATCGACGGCTCGGTCGGCATGCCCTTCGGCGGCACCGGCGGCGATACGGCACCGGGCTGGGTGCGGCTGTCCTGGAACTACCAGAACACCATGAGCACCAACCGCGGCGAGAACACCAACCGCGCCACCACCGTGCCGGGCACGCCCAATCCGGGCGGTGTGCCGTATCAGCGCCACGGCGATCCGGCCTCCAACTTCTATCAGGGGCTGGCCGCTTTCGGCTATGAGTTCTCGCCGAACCTGGAGCTGTACGGCCACCTCAGCATGAGCCGCCGCGAAGTCACCTCCAACGGTTACTACCGCGCTGCCGACAACACCGCGCGCAATGTGCAGGCGATCTATCCGAACGGCTTCCTGCCGCAGATCTACAACCCCACCAACGATCGCTCGGCGGTGCTGGGCATCAAGGGCAGCACCGAAAGCGAGTGGAACTGGGACCTGTCGGCCGTTTACGGCAAGAACGACATGACCTTCAACATCCTCAACAGCATCAACACCAACCTGTTCTGGAGCACCGGCAGCTCGCCGACCAACTTCAATTCCGGCGGTTTCGAAACCGAGCAGGGCACGGTCAATCTGGACGTCAGCAAGGCGTTCGACTGGGGCCTGGCGTATCCGGTCAATGTGGCCTTCGGCGCCGAGCATCGCCAGGACCGTTACCAGATCAGCGCCGGTTCGCCGGAGTCGTACTTCTTCGACCCCAATACCATCAACCCCGACACCGGCGCGCCCTATCCGGGCGGTGCACAGGTGTTCTCGGGGTTGGAGCCGTCGGTGGCCGGCAAGTTCGGCCGCCACAGCAACGCGGTCTACGCCAACCTGGAAGCGGACATCACCGACAAGCTCTCCGGCGGCATCGCGGGGCGCTATGAAAACTACAGCGACGCCGGCTCTACGCGGTCGGGCAAGTTGTCGGCGCGCTATGCCTTCAGCGATACGTTCTCGCTGCGCGGCACTATCTCCAACGGCTTCCGTGCGCCCTCGCTGGCGCAGCAGAACTATGCCTCGGTGGTGACGCTGATCCAGGACGGCGAGCTGGTGCAGGTGGGCACCTATCGCACCTCCGATCCGGTTGCCGTGGCGCTGGGCGCACAACCGCTAAGCCCGGAAAAATCCACCAACTACGGTCTGGGCGGTGTGTGGCAGCCGACCGCCAACTTCACCTCCAGCCTGGACGTCTACCAGATCCGCATCTGGGACCAGATCCTGTATTCGGACCAGTTGCAGCTGGCGCAACCGATCGGCCAGGTGGCGGCGGTGCAGTTCTTCGTCAACGGCGCCACCAGCCGCACCCGTGGCGTGGACTGGATCAACAGCTACCTGGCCGATCTGGGTAACTACGGCAAGCTCAATCTCAGTGCCAGCGCCAACTACAACAAGACCACCATCCTGGAGTTGACCAACCCCAACTTCGGCCGCGCCAGCCAGGGCCTGCTCACCGACGCCACGCCACGCACCAAGTACATGGCGGCGGCGGACTGGACCTACGGCGGATTCGGGCTCAATTTCAACGCCACCCGCTACGGATCGATCAAGCGCATCAGCGACCCGGTCGATGGTAGCCAGGACCAGACCTACGACGCACGCTGGTTGTTGAATCTGGCCGCCAGCCAGACCTGGAACGCGTTTACCTTCACCGTGGGCGCGGACAACCTCACCAACCAGTATCCGACCAAGGCGCAATTGAACACCGCCTACGACGACCGCGCTGGCGGCCTGCAGTATTCGTCGTTGTCGCCGTTCGGTTTCAACGGGCGCTACTGGTATGGCCGGGTTACCTACCGGTTCTGA